In the Sarcophilus harrisii chromosome 3, mSarHar1.11, whole genome shotgun sequence genome, one interval contains:
- the LOC105750112 gene encoding zinc finger protein 665, with product MAAGSQRPSSQALVTIKDIMVDFTEEEWGLLDPSQKKLYKEVILENVQNLLFLDVKTGFTVNEISKKLEIFMEEHDLQRFIDDDPFDFNLKELHDFILKEDKCPKNDCELYEIGKRFRWSSILNQCKKMSSGSYYLKGSEYKKCFTKDIELLVPRNQWDIAVKRSSDLNGHQKTDSEEILSINNKSEKAFSQNANLLTPQQMHIGKEPDENNVCKANSSCHSSLPCHPGLKRYAYDLCGKAFGWNPALSSPHKAHTGEIFHECTECGRAFYYRSFPLDHHRMHCKEKPYLCLQCGKPHICNQCGKTCTDISSLAKHKEIHTGDKAYECNQCGKTFRSSFHLARHQRIHTGEKPFKCNQCGKAFRYNYNLTEHQRIHTGEKPFKCNQCGKAFTQSASLALHQRIHTGEKPFKCNQCVKAFTGSANLTAHQRIHTGEKLFKCNQCIKAFTRKMNLIRHQRIHTGEKPFKCNQCGKAFRCSSSLPRHQGVHTGEKPFKCNQCGKAFTRSTNLAAHQRIHTGEKLFKCNQCGKAFTQSAGLAEHQRIHIGEKPFKCNHCGKAFTQSSNFAEHQRIHTGEKPFKCNQCGKAFRFSSSLVIHQRIHTGEKPFKCDQCGNSFTSSANRAAHQRIHTGEKLFKCNQCIKAFTRKMNLTRHQRIHTGEKPFKCNQCGKAFRCSSHLVRHQAIHTEEKPFKCNQCGKAFRCSSHLARHQRIHIGEKPFKCNQCGKAFTRSANLVEHQGIHTGEKSFKCNQCSKAFRFSSSLVTHQRIHTGEKPFKCNQCGNSFTRSANLAAHQRIHTGEKLFKCSQCGKVFTRSASFAAHQRIHTGEKPFKCNQCGNSFTRSASLAAHQRIHTGEKPFQCNQCGKAFRFSSSLAAHQRIHTGEKLFKCNQCGKAFTRSSHLARHQRIHTEEKPFIM from the exons GCATTGGTGACAATCAAGGATATTATGGTGGACTTCACTGAGGAGGAATGGGGTCTCTTAGACCCTTCTCAGAAGAAGCTGTACAAGGAGGTCATACTGGAGAATGTCCAGAATCTACTGTTCCTGG ATGTAAAAACTGGGTTTACAGTAAATGAGATAAGTAAAAAGTTGGAAATTTTTATGGAAGAACATGACCTGCAAAGATTCATAGATGATGATCCCTTTGACTTCAATTTGAAGGAATTGCATGATTTTATTCTTAAAGAAGATAAATGTCCAAAGAATGATTGTGAATTGTACGAAATTGGAAAGAGATTCAGATGGTCTTCTATCCTAAATCAGTGTAAGAAAATGAGCTCAGGAAGTTATTATCTTAAAGGTAGTGAATACAAGAAATGCTTCACTAAAGACATAGAGCTGTTGGTTCCACGAAATCAATGGGATATAGCTGTGAAGCGCAGTTCAGACCTCAATGGCCATCAGAAAACTGATAGTGAAGAAATCCTTTCCATAAATAATAAAAGTGAGAAGGCTTTCAGTCAGAACGCTAATCTCCTTACTCCTCAGCAAATGCATATTGGAAAAGAACCTGATGAAAATAATGTGTGTAAAGCAAACTCATCCTGCCACTCATCTCTTCCTTGCCATCCTGGATTGAAGAGATATGCATATGATCTGTGTGGGAAAGCCTTTGGTTGGAATCCAGCTCTTTCTAGCCCTCATAAGGCTCATACTGGAGAGATATTTCATGAATGTACTGAATGTGGGAGAGCTTTCTATTACAGATCATTCCCACTTGACCATCATAGAATGCATTGTAAAGAGAAGCCTTATTTATGTCTTCAGTGTGGAAAGCCTCACATATGCAATCAGTGTGGAAAAACTTGTACAGATATTTCCAGTCTAGCAAAACATAAGGAAATCCACACTGGAGATAAggcttatgaatgtaatcaatgtggaaagacttttagatcGAGCTTCCATCTCGCtagacatcagagaattcacactggagagaaaccttttaaatgtaatcagtgtggaaaagcttttagaTATAATTATAACCTTACAGAAcaccagagaatccacactggagagaaaccttttaaatgtaatcaatgtggaaaggctttcacacagAGTGCCAGTCTTGctttacatcagagaatccacactggagagaaaccttttaaatgtaatcagtgtgtAAAGGCTTTCACAGGCAGTGCCAATCTTactgcacatcagagaatccatactggagagaaactttttaaatgtaatcaatgtatAAAGGCTTTCACACGCAAAATGAATCTTATaagacatcagagaattcacactggagagaaaccttttaaatgcaatcagtgtggaaaggctttcagatgCAGCTCAAGTCTTCCTAGACATCAGGGagtccacactggagagaagccttttaaatgtaatcagtgtggaaaggctttcacacgcAGTACCAATCTTgctgcacatcagagaatccacactggagagaaactttttaaatgtaatcagtgtggaaaggcttttacacagAGTGCCGGTCTTGCAGAACATCAAAGAATCCACattggagagaaaccttttaaatgtaatcactgtggaaaggcttttacacagAGTTCCAATTTtgcagaacatcagagaatccacactggagagaaaccttttaaatgtaatcaatgtggaaaggctttcagattTTCCTCCAGTCTTGTtatacatcagagaattcacactggagagaaaccttttaaatgtgaTCAGTGTGGAAACTCTTTCACAAGCAGTGCCAATCGGgctgcacatcagagaatccacactggagagaaactttttaaatgtaatcaatgtatAAAGGCTTTCACACGCAAAATGAATCTTACaagacatcagagaattcacacaggagagaaaccttttaaatgtaatcaatgtggaaaggctttcagatgCAGCTCCCATCTTGTTAGACATCAGGCAATTCACACTgaagagaaaccttttaaatgtaatcagtgtggaaaggcgtTCAGATGCAGCTCCCATCTTGctagacatcagagaatccacattggagagaaaccttttaaatgtaatcagtgtggaaaggctttcacacgcAGTGCCAATCTTGTAGAACATCAgggaatccacactggagagaaatcttttaaatgtaatcaatgtagTAAGGCTTTCAGATTCTCCTCCAGTCTTGTtacacatcagagaattcacactggagagaaaccttttaaatgtaatcaatgtggaaactCTTTCACACGTAGTGCCAATCTTgctgcacatcagagaatccacactggagagaaactttttaaatgtagTCAATGTGGAAAGGTTTTCACACGCAGTGCCAGTTTTgctgcacatcagagaatccacactggagagaaaccttttaaatgtaatcaatgtggaaactCTTTCACACGTAGTGCCAGTCTCgctgcacatcagagaatccacactggagagaaaccttttcaatgtaatcagtgtggaaaggctttcagattCTCCTCCAGTCTTGCTGCACACcagagaatccacacaggagagaaactttttaaatgtaatcagtgtggaaaggcttttacacgCAGCTCCCATCTTGCcagacatcagagaatccatactgaagaaaaaccttttataatgtaa